A part of Cannabis sativa cultivar Pink pepper isolate KNU-18-1 chromosome 6, ASM2916894v1, whole genome shotgun sequence genomic DNA contains:
- the LOC115695353 gene encoding uncharacterized protein LOC115695353, whose product MAIKIDMHKAYDRLEWIFLKKVLGAFGFSVDFVNLIMQCVTTVSYSVLLNGKPLKRIRPGRGLRQGDPMSPYLFLLCNEILSRILDRAQVNGDIHGIKISRNALAVSHLMFADDTLLFTRANTVEAGNIGMCLKKFEDWSGQLCSKQKSGILFSRNCVKSLRENIEKKMGISTINEAEKYLGNPFVFSRKKKKDFEFLRTKLMQRLEGWKMRSLSFAGRMVAVKAIASAIPSYSMSTYQLPLTSCRELDAIIRRFWWSGRLEKQRFMATVSWDSLCRPKVSGGLGFRRMEDTNQAFLAKLAWCIASGISRPWTVAFKAKYFPRDSFWSVKRRNSDSFVWKGILNARQVIMKGSCTVIASGASIDIWHQPWIPWLNYEEFRDLMESIRDKAPGLRTVADLLIHRTGQWNSNYLCFLFGAEVGKKINTIQLATEFSDDLLIWKEANNGLFSVKQAYMVLQGDRFGSTDLLWKWIWNNDLHPRMKMVLWRALAGALSIGDRMGMSPPTCCFCSQSEESLMHMFVQCPLWLGSPVSIRTHVITAVSLKSFVLEMGSSLNRDQRSRFLLCLAIIIDSLWCKRNAIWHNDTDQEINSKALMDLVLKRFWEFSQAKEEADTAEAVMVESSPLPKPIPMENCVIFVDGSFKDNRIGAGFLAWNRETSDWFYGAKASAGTNEVVAEVYAWFCALQWAKQNGWDNFALVSDSTVVIKAFSSGISPNWKCVSWFAAALKLLNSFSDVSTFHFNRTYLAFVDSLAKSARCSECDTPCCKGEGFPPVDPIFSVSNLR is encoded by the coding sequence ATGGCTATCAAAATTGACATGCACAAGGCCTATGACCGATTGGAATGGATCTTTCTTAAAAAAGTTCTTGGAGCTTTCGGTTTCAGTGTAGATTTTGTCAACTTAATTATGCAGTGCGTAACAACAGTCTCTTATTCAGTTCTCTTAAACGGGAAACCGCTCAAGAGGATTAGGCCGGGGAGGGGTCTTCGCCAAGGAGACCCCATGTCTCCCTACCTTTTCTTGCTATGTAACGAAATTCTGTCAAGAATTCTGGATAGAGCTCAAGTTAATGGAGACATTCACGGCATAAAGATCTCAAGAAATGCCCTTGCCGTGTCTCATTTAATGTTTGCGGATGACACTCTTCTATTCACAAGAGCCAATACGGTTGAAGCTGGAAACATTGGCATGTGTCTGAAGAAGTTTGAGGACTGGTCGGGTCAATTATGCAGCAAACAGAAATCAGGTATACTATTCTCTAGAAACTGTGTTAAATCTCTTCGGGAGAATATCGAAAAGAAGATGGGTATTAGTACTATCAATGAAGCCGAAAAATACTTGGGCAACCCTTTTGTGTTTtcgagaaagaagaagaaggattTCGAGTTTTTAAGGACAAAGCTTATGCAACGTTTGGAAGGGTGGAAAATGCGCTCTCTATCCTTTGCGGGGAGAATGGTTGCTGTTAAAGCCATTGCTTCAGCCATTCCCTCGTATTCGATGTCCACCTATCAACTCCCTCTCACTTCTTGTCGAGAGCTTGATGCTATTATCAGAAGATTTTGGTGGAGTGGGAGGCTGGAGAAGCAGAGATTTATGGCAACTGTTTCTTGGGACTCACTGTGTCGGCCTAAGGTCTCAGGAGGCCTGGGTTTTAGACGAATGGAAGATACCAACCAAGCCTTTTTGGCCAAGTTGGCCTGGTGTATTGCTTCGGGTATTTCACGACCGTGGACTGTTGCTTTCAAAGCAAAATATTTCCCACGGGACTCGTTTTGGTCTGTCAAAAGGAGAAATTCAGATTCTTTTGTGTGGAAAGGGATTCTCAATGCTAGGCAAGTGATCATGAAAGGATCTTGTACGGTGATAGCTTCTGGGGCCTCGATTGATATTTGGCACCAACCTTGGATCCCTTGGCTAAACTATGAAGAGTTCAGAGATCTTATGGAGTCAATTCGAGACAAAGCACCAGGTTTGAGGACTGTGGCAGATTTACTAATTCATAGAACGGGGCAATGGAATTCTAACTATCTCTGCTTTCTCTTTGGAGCCGAGGTAGGGAAGAAAATCAACACCATTCAATTAGCCACTGAGTTTAGCGATGATCTTCTCATATGGAAAGAGGCCAATAATGGTTTGTTCTCTGTTAAACAAGCTTATATGGTGCTGCAAGGTGATCGCTTTGGGTCCACGGACCTGCTTTGGAAATGGATTTGGAATAATGACTTACATCCGAGAATGAAGATGGTGCTTTGGAGGGCTCTGGCGGGGGCTTTGTCTATTGGGGATAGGATGGGAATGTCCCCTCCAACCTGCTGCTTTTGTTCACAATCAGAGGAATCTCTAATGCATATGTTTGTCCAATGCCCTCTTTGGTTGGGATCCCCGGTTTCCATTCGAACACATGTAATAACAGCTGTCTCTCTGAAGTCCTTCGTGCTCGAAATGGGATCCAGCCTCAACCGTGATCAGAGATCTAGGTTCCTTCTCTGCTTGGCGATTATTATAGATTCCCTTTGGTGCAAACGGAATGCTATTTGGCACAATGATACGGATCAGGAGATTAACTCAAAAGCCTTGATGGATCTTGTTCTTAAAAGGTTTTGGGAGTTTAGTCAGGCCAAGGAGGAAGCTGATACTGCCGAGGCTGTAATGGTTGAGTCATCTCCTCTCCCGAAGCCTATCCCGATGGAAAACTGTGTCATATTTGTTGATGGTTCTTTCAAAGATAATAGAATCGGTGCTGGTTTTTTGGCTTGGAACCGTGAGACCTCGGACTGGTTTTATGGAGCCAAGGCCTCGGCTGGGACTAACGAAGTGGTTGCTGAAGTTTATGCTTGGTTTTGTGCGCTCCAGTGGGCAAAGCAGAATGGCTGGGATAATTTTGCTCTGGTTTCCGATTCCACTGTGGTGATCAAGGCCTTCTCTTCAGGGATTTCCCCAAATTGGAAATGTGTTTCTTGGTTTGCTGCCGCCCTTAAGCTTTTAAACAGTTTTTCTGATGTTTCTACTTTTCATTTTAACCGCACTTACTTAGCTTTTGTGGACTCCTTAGCTAAAAGTGCTCGTTGTTCTGAGTGCGACACTCCTTGTTGTAAAGGGGAGGGATTTCCCCCTGTGGATCCCATTTTCTCAGTTTCTAATCTAAGATGA
- the LOC115724782 gene encoding uncharacterized protein LOC115724782: MSTRTDRWVNVMYSTPSKCRDAKSAANETWPLKTDDYFPLCVSSTDGGMRLGDIGKNLLIKQQYILRSKEVIFYCQERLSAATRHAESVAVLTHELGKKFLEVCLS, encoded by the exons ATGTCAACAAg GACGGACAGGTGGGTTAATGTGATGTATTCAACACCATCTAAGTGCAGGGATGCAAAATCTGCAGCAAATGAGACTTGGCCATTGAAAACTGATGACTATTTTCC TCTCTGCGTGTCTTCTACAGATGGTGGAATGCGGCTTGGGGACATTGGCAAAAATCTGCTCATCAAGCAGCAATACATCTTGAGGA GTAAAgaagtaattttttattgtcaAGAGAGACTTTCTGCTGCAACGAGGCACGCAGAATCGGTTGCAGTGCTTACTCATGAACTTGGAAAGAAATTTCTTGAGGTTTGTTTAAGTTAA